In Mycolicibacterium phocaicum, one DNA window encodes the following:
- a CDS encoding nuclear transport factor 2 family protein — translation MSALRLSELGSDPESVLRLVRFFDDLDATGADAVLAAAQAVAGCPVHVRWDGSAPEVWLERDAPAHPLDGVLLDRVRHTLGDIGARVPPSFGDPALVEVVLSSRERPEDRARAIRLLGLDESREVRVLAVSAQSSPEALRVITSALTSVSVRTADLGTATAVVCQGRTKRHRQVLGIVLEHMKAEAVPDMDRLMATLSPNPDYHFWYANTDMGPKTTEGVRAYYEAFVTSGANHLAFEIDRLAVDDDLVMTEGWMKMIYPGAAAQAIGVDVDDPAGDYLLVFRQLINWPIDADGLIIGEDAYQTGPVSVTKLGVADLPQAYIDQKNAAAANA, via the coding sequence GTGAGCGCGTTGCGGTTGTCCGAGCTGGGCAGTGACCCCGAGTCGGTGCTGCGGCTGGTCCGGTTCTTCGACGACCTCGACGCCACGGGGGCCGACGCGGTGCTGGCGGCGGCACAGGCGGTCGCCGGGTGTCCCGTGCATGTGCGCTGGGACGGTTCCGCGCCGGAGGTCTGGTTGGAGCGCGACGCCCCGGCCCACCCCTTGGACGGTGTCCTGCTCGACCGCGTGCGGCACACGCTGGGCGACATCGGTGCCCGGGTGCCGCCCAGCTTCGGCGACCCGGCGCTGGTCGAGGTGGTGCTGTCGAGCCGGGAGCGCCCCGAGGACCGGGCGCGGGCGATCAGGCTGCTGGGGCTCGATGAGTCCCGCGAGGTCAGGGTGCTGGCGGTGTCGGCGCAGTCGTCGCCGGAAGCGCTGCGGGTCATCACGTCGGCCCTGACGTCCGTGTCGGTGCGGACCGCGGACCTGGGTACCGCGACGGCCGTGGTGTGCCAGGGCCGGACCAAGCGCCATCGCCAGGTGCTGGGCATCGTGCTCGAGCACATGAAGGCGGAGGCGGTGCCGGACATGGACCGGCTGATGGCCACGTTGTCACCGAACCCGGACTACCACTTCTGGTACGCCAACACCGATATGGGCCCGAAGACCACCGAGGGTGTGCGCGCGTACTACGAGGCATTCGTGACCAGCGGCGCCAATCATCTCGCCTTCGAGATCGATCGCCTTGCCGTCGACGATGATCTGGTGATGACCGAAGGCTGGATGAAGATGATCTACCCGGGCGCCGCTGCGCAGGCCATCGGCGTCGACGTCGACGATCCGGCCGGCGACTACCTGCTGGTGTTCCGTCAGCTGATCAACTGGCCGATCGACGCCGACGGTCTGATCATCGGCGAGGACGCCTACCAGACCGGCCCGGTCAGCGTCACCAAGCTCGGCGTGGCAGACCTGCCGCAGGCGTACATCGACCAGAAGAACGCCGCCGCCGCCAATGCCTGA
- the fadD4 gene encoding fatty-acid--CoA ligase FadD4, producing MQIRQHVGNGKPAVILHPSGTVVTFDELEARANHLAHHFRANGLVEGDVVAILMENNEHMHAAMWGARRSGLYYVPINIHLTPAEAAYIIENSGASAVIGSAALSQTCAGLAEHLTAGLPKLLMIADGELPGWDRYPECVAAQPDTPIEDEIEGDLLQYSSGTTGRPKGIKRELTHLPPAEVPGLMKMLMSFWLPKDAVYLSPAPLYHTAPSVWSMQIQAEGITTVVMEKFDAEGCLDAIARYGITHGQFVPVMFTRMLKLPQSVRDSYDLSSLKRVMHAAAPCAVEIKKQMIDWWGPIVDEYYASSEAIGSTLITAEDWLTHPGSVGKPMLGVLHILDEEGNEQPQGVPGEIYFEGGNTFEYLDDAEKTAASRDAHGWATVGDIGYLDEDGYLYLTDRRHHMIISGGVNIYPQEAENVLVTHPKVMDAAVFGIPDAEMGQSVKAVVQTVDPADGTEEFGTELLSWLRDRLTHYKCPRSISFEEQLPRTDTGKLYKQSLIDKYSV from the coding sequence ATGCAGATTCGCCAGCACGTGGGCAATGGGAAACCGGCCGTGATCTTGCACCCGTCCGGCACGGTGGTGACCTTCGACGAGCTCGAGGCCCGCGCCAACCACCTGGCGCATCACTTCCGGGCCAATGGCCTGGTCGAGGGTGACGTCGTTGCCATCCTGATGGAGAACAACGAGCACATGCACGCGGCGATGTGGGGCGCGCGGCGCAGCGGCCTGTACTACGTGCCGATCAACATCCACCTGACGCCGGCCGAAGCCGCCTACATCATCGAGAACAGCGGAGCGTCTGCGGTGATCGGCTCTGCGGCCCTGAGCCAGACCTGCGCCGGCCTGGCCGAGCACCTCACTGCCGGGCTGCCCAAGCTGCTCATGATCGCCGACGGTGAGTTGCCGGGCTGGGACCGATACCCGGAATGCGTTGCGGCCCAACCCGACACGCCGATCGAGGACGAGATCGAAGGTGACCTGCTGCAGTACTCGTCGGGCACGACGGGTCGTCCGAAGGGCATCAAGCGCGAGCTGACGCATCTGCCGCCGGCCGAGGTGCCCGGCCTGATGAAGATGCTGATGAGCTTCTGGCTCCCCAAGGATGCCGTCTACCTGAGCCCGGCGCCGCTGTACCACACCGCGCCGTCGGTGTGGTCGATGCAGATTCAGGCCGAGGGCATCACGACGGTCGTGATGGAGAAGTTCGACGCCGAGGGCTGTCTGGACGCCATCGCGCGTTACGGCATCACGCACGGCCAGTTCGTGCCGGTGATGTTCACCCGCATGCTGAAACTGCCGCAGTCCGTGCGGGATTCGTACGATCTGTCGTCGCTCAAGCGCGTCATGCACGCCGCCGCCCCGTGTGCGGTGGAGATCAAGAAGCAGATGATCGACTGGTGGGGTCCGATCGTCGACGAGTACTACGCGTCGTCCGAGGCCATCGGTTCCACCCTCATCACCGCCGAAGATTGGCTGACCCATCCCGGGTCGGTCGGCAAGCCGATGCTGGGCGTCCTGCACATCCTCGACGAGGAGGGCAACGAGCAGCCGCAGGGTGTGCCCGGCGAAATCTACTTCGAGGGCGGCAACACCTTCGAGTATCTGGACGACGCCGAAAAGACCGCGGCCTCAAGGGATGCGCACGGTTGGGCCACCGTCGGAGACATCGGCTACCTCGACGAGGACGGCTATCTCTACCTCACCGATCGCCGACATCACATGATCATCAGCGGCGGTGTGAACATCTACCCCCAGGAAGCGGAGAACGTCCTCGTCACGCATCCCAAGGTGATGGATGCCGCAGTGTTCGGTATTCCGGACGCCGAGATGGGCCAGAGTGTGAAAGCGGTTGTGCAGACGGTGGATCCGGCCGACGGTACCGAGGAGTTCGGCACCGAGCTGCTGAGCTGGCTGCGAGACCGGCTGACGCACTACAAGTGCCCGCGGTCAATCTCGTTCGAAGAGCAATTGCCACGGACCGACACGGGCAAGCTGTACAAGCAATCGCTGATCGACAAGTACTCTGTGTGA
- a CDS encoding WS/DGAT/MGAT family O-acyltransferase, whose protein sequence is MEIMSPTDAMFLLGESREHPMHVGGLQLFTPPEGSGPEFIHDLYRDMLAHTNFNPTYRKRPARILGGIASFGWAYDDEVDVDYHLRRSALPSPGRVRELLDLCGRLHTSLLDRHRPLWETYLVEGLEDGRFAIYSKAHHALLDGVSALRMAMRTLSDDPAEQEVRVPWDLPSRRRTPKQGQSLIGSAAGAVGAAAGIAPSTFRVARAVLLEQNLTRTFSAPKTMFNVKIGGARRVAAQSWPIARIKAVKQAAGGVTVNDVVLAMCSGALRAYLLEQGALPDAPLIAMVPVSLRSEADADAGGNQVGAILCNLATDVKDPATRLQTIADSMRGNKQVFSGLSKTESMALSALLLSPIALSAVPGFVDATPPPFNIVISNVPGPRVPMYWKGARLDGNYPLSIALDGQALNITLVNNGDNLDFGLVGCRHSVPHLQRLLGHLEDSLTDLEAAVR, encoded by the coding sequence GTGGAGATCATGTCGCCAACCGATGCCATGTTCCTGCTCGGTGAATCGCGGGAGCATCCGATGCACGTCGGCGGCCTGCAGCTGTTCACCCCGCCCGAGGGATCCGGCCCCGAGTTCATCCATGACCTGTACCGGGACATGTTGGCGCACACCAACTTCAACCCCACCTATCGCAAACGCCCGGCGCGGATCCTGGGCGGCATAGCCAGCTTCGGCTGGGCGTATGACGACGAGGTCGACGTCGACTACCACCTGCGTCGCTCGGCGCTGCCGTCACCGGGCCGGGTTCGCGAGCTGCTCGACCTGTGCGGGCGGCTGCACACCAGCCTGTTGGACCGGCACCGCCCGCTGTGGGAGACGTACCTCGTCGAGGGTCTGGAGGACGGCCGGTTCGCCATCTACTCGAAGGCCCACCACGCGCTGCTCGACGGCGTCTCCGCGCTGCGGATGGCGATGCGCACGCTGTCCGACGACCCGGCCGAGCAGGAGGTGCGGGTGCCGTGGGACCTGCCGTCCCGCAGGCGCACGCCGAAACAGGGCCAATCCCTGATCGGTTCGGCGGCGGGCGCCGTCGGTGCGGCGGCCGGTATCGCGCCGTCGACCTTCCGGGTGGCCCGCGCCGTGCTACTGGAGCAGAACCTGACCCGGACCTTCAGTGCGCCGAAGACGATGTTCAACGTCAAGATCGGCGGCGCCCGACGGGTGGCGGCCCAGTCCTGGCCGATCGCCCGCATCAAGGCCGTCAAGCAGGCCGCCGGCGGCGTCACTGTCAACGACGTCGTGCTGGCCATGTGCTCCGGCGCCTTGCGCGCCTATCTGCTGGAGCAGGGTGCCCTGCCCGACGCCCCGCTGATCGCGATGGTCCCGGTGAGCCTGCGGTCCGAGGCAGACGCCGACGCCGGCGGCAACCAGGTCGGCGCGATCCTGTGCAACCTCGCCACCGACGTCAAGGATCCGGCGACGCGGCTGCAGACCATCGCCGACTCGATGCGCGGCAACAAGCAGGTGTTCTCCGGGCTGTCAAAGACGGAGTCGATGGCCCTGTCGGCGCTGCTGCTGTCCCCGATCGCGCTGTCCGCGGTACCGGGTTTCGTCGATGCCACCCCGCCGCCGTTCAACATCGTCATCTCGAACGTGCCGGGACCACGCGTGCCGATGTACTGGAAGGGCGCCCGGCTCGACGGGAATTACCCGCTGTCGATCGCCCTGGACGGCCAGGCGCTCAACATCACGCTGGTCAACAACGGCGACAACCTCGACTTCGGCCTGGTCGGCTGCCGGCACAGCGTGCCGCACCTGCAGCGCCTGCTGGGCCACCTCGAAGACTCGCTGACGGATCTGGAGGCCGCGGTGCGCTAG
- a CDS encoding Rieske 2Fe-2S domain-containing protein produces MSEAEVRHIDAGVEMTRFARGWHCIGLAESFRDGKPHAVQAFGTKLVVFADSTGAIKVLDGYCRHMGGDLSQGTVKGDAVACPFHDWRWGGDGKCQLVPYAKRTPRLARTRAWLTTEVNGQLLIWHDPEGSTPALELTPPAIEGYEEGRWSPWQWNSLLIEGSHCREIVDNNVDMAHFFYIHHAYPTYFKNVIEGHTASQFMESKPRPDYATRELWDGTYLRSEATYFGPAYMINWLHNDLAPNFTVEIALINCHYPVTHDSFVLQWGVAVQNNPALPPEKTAKLAASLSRSFGDGFMEDVEIWKNKTRIENPLLTEEDGPVYQHRRWYEQFYVDVADIKPDMVARFEQEVDTTHANDLWHEEVAQNLANRITVGKAHAVQ; encoded by the coding sequence ATGTCTGAGGCTGAAGTCAGGCACATCGACGCGGGCGTGGAGATGACGCGGTTCGCGCGGGGCTGGCATTGCATCGGGTTGGCCGAGTCGTTCCGTGATGGCAAGCCGCACGCGGTGCAGGCATTCGGCACCAAGTTGGTGGTGTTCGCCGATTCGACGGGTGCGATCAAGGTGCTGGACGGGTACTGCAGGCACATGGGTGGTGACCTGTCCCAAGGCACCGTCAAAGGTGACGCGGTGGCGTGTCCGTTCCATGACTGGCGCTGGGGTGGGGACGGCAAGTGCCAGCTGGTGCCGTACGCCAAGCGCACGCCGCGGCTGGCCCGCACCCGCGCCTGGCTGACCACCGAGGTCAATGGGCAGCTGCTGATCTGGCACGACCCGGAAGGGTCGACGCCGGCTCTGGAGCTGACGCCGCCGGCCATCGAGGGGTATGAGGAAGGCCGGTGGTCGCCGTGGCAGTGGAACTCGCTGCTGATCGAGGGCTCGCACTGCCGGGAGATCGTCGACAACAACGTCGACATGGCGCACTTCTTCTACATCCATCACGCGTATCCGACGTACTTCAAGAACGTCATCGAGGGCCACACCGCGAGCCAGTTCATGGAGTCCAAGCCGCGGCCGGACTACGCGACGCGTGAGCTGTGGGACGGCACCTACCTGCGGTCGGAGGCCACCTATTTCGGGCCGGCGTACATGATCAACTGGCTGCACAACGATCTGGCGCCGAACTTCACCGTCGAGATCGCGCTGATCAACTGCCACTACCCGGTGACCCATGACTCGTTCGTGCTGCAGTGGGGCGTGGCGGTGCAGAACAACCCGGCGCTACCGCCCGAGAAGACCGCCAAGCTCGCGGCGTCGTTGAGCCGCAGTTTCGGGGACGGTTTCATGGAGGACGTCGAGATCTGGAAGAACAAGACCCGCATCGAGAACCCGCTGCTGACCGAGGAAGACGGCCCGGTCTACCAGCATCGCCGCTGGTACGAGCAGTTCTACGTCGACGTCGCCGACATCAAACCGGACATGGTCGCCCGGTTCGAGCAGGAAGTGGACACCACCCACGCCAACGACCTCTGGCACGAAGAGGTCGCCCAGAACCTGGCCAACCGCATCACCGTCGGTAAGGCGCACGCGGTCCAGTAG
- a CDS encoding amino acid permease: MTSTPHTHVEPPGLTAEDAGYHHTLKPRQLQMIAIGGAIGTGLFLGAGGRLHNAGPGLFLVYLICGGFVFLILRALGELVLHRPSSGSFVSYAREFLGEKAAYVAGWMYFLNWAMTSIVDSTAIATYFHYWSAFDAIPQWLIALIALAIVLSMNLISVTLFGELEFWAALIKVVALVTFLVVGTVFLAGRFKVDGQSTGFSVIADHGGLFPTGLLPLVVVTSGVVFAYAAVELVGTAAGETAEPHKIMPRAINSVIFRIALFYVGSLVLLGLLLPYSAYKPGESPFVTFFSKIGFEGAGTLMNVVVLTAAFSSLNAGLYSTGRILRSMAMNGSAPKFTGVMSKRGVPYGGICLTASIGLLGVVLNGVVPAQAFEIVLNMAALGIIASWATIVICQLQLFRWSQRGEMVRPAFRMWGAPYTGYATLVFLAAVLVLMAFDKPVGTWTVATLVIIIPALILGWYAARGRVLEIAKQRQGFTGQFPVVANPPPPGERQP, translated from the coding sequence ATGACCTCTACGCCGCATACGCATGTCGAGCCGCCCGGTCTGACGGCCGAGGACGCGGGCTACCACCACACCCTCAAGCCGCGCCAGTTGCAGATGATCGCGATCGGCGGCGCCATCGGCACCGGCCTGTTCCTCGGTGCCGGCGGGCGGCTGCACAACGCGGGGCCGGGGTTGTTCCTCGTGTACCTGATCTGCGGCGGGTTCGTCTTCCTGATCCTGCGGGCCCTCGGGGAGCTGGTGCTGCACCGGCCGTCGTCGGGCTCGTTCGTGTCGTACGCGCGTGAATTCCTCGGGGAGAAGGCGGCTTACGTCGCCGGCTGGATGTACTTCCTGAACTGGGCCATGACGTCGATCGTCGACTCGACCGCCATCGCCACCTATTTCCACTACTGGTCGGCGTTCGACGCGATCCCGCAGTGGCTGATCGCGCTGATCGCGCTCGCCATCGTGCTGAGCATGAACCTGATCTCGGTGACGCTTTTCGGCGAGCTCGAGTTCTGGGCAGCGCTGATCAAAGTTGTTGCGCTGGTGACCTTCCTGGTGGTCGGCACGGTGTTCCTGGCCGGCCGGTTCAAGGTCGACGGTCAGTCCACCGGCTTCAGCGTCATCGCGGACCACGGTGGCCTGTTCCCGACCGGCCTGCTACCGCTGGTGGTGGTGACCTCGGGCGTCGTCTTCGCTTATGCCGCAGTCGAACTCGTCGGCACGGCGGCGGGCGAGACCGCCGAACCGCACAAGATCATGCCGCGTGCCATCAACTCGGTGATCTTCCGCATCGCGCTCTTCTACGTCGGCTCGCTGGTGCTGCTCGGCCTGCTGCTGCCGTACTCCGCGTACAAGCCGGGGGAGAGCCCGTTCGTCACGTTCTTCTCGAAGATCGGTTTCGAGGGCGCCGGCACCCTGATGAACGTCGTCGTGCTCACCGCGGCGTTCTCGAGCCTGAACGCCGGGCTGTACTCGACGGGCCGCATCCTGCGCTCGATGGCGATGAACGGCAGCGCCCCGAAGTTCACGGGCGTCATGTCCAAACGCGGTGTGCCGTATGGCGGCATCTGTCTCACCGCCAGCATCGGCCTGCTGGGTGTCGTGCTCAACGGTGTCGTGCCGGCGCAGGCGTTCGAGATCGTGCTCAACATGGCGGCGCTGGGCATCATCGCGTCGTGGGCCACCATCGTGATCTGTCAGTTGCAGCTGTTCCGCTGGTCGCAGCGCGGGGAGATGGTCAGGCCGGCGTTCCGGATGTGGGGCGCGCCGTACACCGGATATGCCACGCTGGTCTTCCTGGCCGCGGTGCTGGTGCTCATGGCGTTCGACAAGCCGGTGGGCACCTGGACGGTGGCGACGCTGGTGATCATCATCCCGGCGCTGATCCTCGGCTGGTACGCGGCGCGGGGCCGGGTGCTCGAGATCGCCAAGCAGCGCCAGGGCTTCACCGGCCAGTTCCCCGTGGTCGCCAACCCGCCGCCACCCGGCGAACGTCAACCTTGA
- a CDS encoding MaoC family dehydratase — protein sequence MPSGGPFFEDLRIGQVFDWAPGMTLTDGTAAVHQAILGDRMRLPLDAALAAAVTGSPRALVHPALVCDVAIGQSTLVTRRVKANLFYRGLRFHRFPHIGDTITTRTEVVGLKQNSAKPGRPRTGLAALRMITIDQDGRTVLDFHRCAMLPLRDDADDTGHADDISTIGTAVPGLPDPAAGWSADAWRSAVPGENFDPELAGQVFTSTADVVSSAPELARLTLNVAATHHDSRVAGKRLVYGGHTIGLALAQASRLLPNIVAVLGWESCDHTGPVQEGDTLYSELHVEAAHEVPGRGGTLDLRSVVFAVDADGPDRQVLDWRFSVLQF from the coding sequence GTGCCCTCTGGCGGACCGTTTTTCGAGGACCTCAGGATAGGTCAGGTCTTCGACTGGGCGCCCGGCATGACGCTCACCGACGGCACCGCTGCGGTACACCAGGCCATTCTGGGTGACCGAATGCGGCTGCCGCTCGATGCCGCACTGGCTGCCGCGGTCACCGGATCGCCGCGGGCGTTGGTGCATCCGGCGCTCGTGTGTGACGTCGCGATCGGTCAGTCGACCTTGGTGACCCGACGGGTCAAGGCGAATCTGTTCTACCGCGGGTTGCGGTTCCACCGCTTCCCGCACATCGGCGACACCATCACCACCCGTACCGAAGTGGTTGGACTCAAACAGAATTCGGCCAAGCCCGGCCGGCCGCGCACCGGGCTGGCGGCGCTGCGCATGATCACCATCGACCAGGACGGCCGCACGGTGCTCGACTTCCACCGGTGCGCCATGCTGCCGCTGCGCGACGACGCCGACGACACCGGCCACGCCGACGACATCAGCACCATCGGCACTGCCGTGCCGGGCCTCCCGGACCCGGCCGCGGGATGGAGCGCCGATGCGTGGCGCTCCGCCGTGCCCGGCGAGAATTTCGATCCGGAGCTCGCCGGCCAGGTGTTCACCAGCACGGCCGACGTCGTCAGCAGCGCTCCGGAGCTGGCCCGGCTGACGCTCAACGTCGCTGCCACGCATCATGATTCGCGCGTGGCCGGGAAGCGCCTGGTGTACGGCGGGCACACCATCGGCCTGGCGTTGGCGCAAGCCAGCCGGCTCCTGCCGAACATCGTCGCGGTGCTGGGCTGGGAGTCCTGCGATCACACCGGCCCCGTACAGGAGGGCGACACCCTCTACAGCGAGCTGCACGTCGAGGCCGCCCACGAGGTGCCGGGCCGCGGCGGCACGCTGGACCTGCGGTCCGTGGTGTTCGCGGTCGACGCCGACGGCCCCGACCGGCAGGTACTGGACTGGCGGTTCAGCGTCCTGCAGTTCTGA
- a CDS encoding FAD-binding protein has product MTDWDATVDVLVAGSGGGGVTGAYTAAREGLEVLLVEATDKFGGTTAYSGGGGVWFPCNPVLQRAGTDDTIEDALEYYHAVVGDRTPRELQDTYVRGGAPLMEYLEADPNIKFDMLPWPDYFGKMPKARLDGQRHVAARPLKIEKAPEFKELVRGPLDNDRLGVPQPDDYFIGGRALIARFLVALKQYPSAATQLNTALVELVTEEGKVVGAVVETDGVRKAIRARKGVLLAAGGFEGKDELRHKYGVPGEARDTMGPWGNLGQAHEAGIAVGADTDLMEQAWWSPGLTHPDGRSAFALWFTGGIFVDQDGKRFVNESAAYDRIGRVVVDRLAKGEMTLPFWMIYDDTDQGVPPIKATNVSMVETEKYVDAGLWHTADTLEELAAKIGLPADQLAATVKQFNEYADAGSDPDFGRGDEAYDRAFSGGACPMVRIDKAPFHAARFGISDLGTKGGLRTDTTGQVLDTAGSPIPGLYAAGNTMAAPSGYAYPGGGNPIGTSMVFSHLAVLDMVKREAS; this is encoded by the coding sequence ATGACGGACTGGGACGCAACGGTTGACGTGCTGGTGGCGGGCTCTGGTGGCGGTGGCGTCACCGGCGCCTACACCGCCGCGCGTGAGGGACTCGAGGTGCTCCTGGTCGAGGCCACCGACAAGTTCGGCGGCACCACCGCCTACTCCGGTGGCGGTGGCGTGTGGTTCCCCTGCAACCCAGTGCTGCAGCGCGCCGGCACCGACGACACCATCGAGGACGCGCTGGAGTACTACCACGCCGTCGTCGGTGACCGGACGCCGCGCGAGCTGCAGGACACGTACGTCCGCGGCGGCGCCCCGCTGATGGAGTACCTGGAAGCCGATCCCAACATCAAGTTCGACATGCTGCCCTGGCCCGACTACTTCGGAAAGATGCCGAAAGCCCGGCTGGACGGTCAGCGGCACGTCGCGGCGCGTCCGCTGAAGATCGAAAAGGCGCCGGAATTCAAGGAATTGGTGCGCGGACCGCTCGACAACGACCGGCTCGGCGTCCCGCAGCCCGACGACTACTTCATCGGCGGCCGGGCGCTGATCGCCCGCTTCCTGGTCGCGCTGAAGCAATATCCTTCGGCCGCAACACAACTCAATACCGCGCTGGTTGAGCTGGTGACTGAAGAGGGCAAGGTCGTGGGCGCCGTCGTCGAGACGGACGGGGTCCGCAAGGCGATCAGAGCGCGCAAGGGCGTGCTGCTCGCGGCCGGCGGCTTCGAGGGCAAAGACGAGCTGCGGCACAAGTACGGCGTGCCGGGCGAGGCGCGAGACACCATGGGGCCCTGGGGAAATCTGGGCCAGGCGCATGAAGCGGGTATCGCCGTCGGCGCCGACACCGACCTGATGGAGCAGGCCTGGTGGTCGCCCGGACTGACCCATCCGGACGGTCGCAGCGCGTTCGCGCTGTGGTTCACCGGCGGCATCTTCGTCGACCAGGACGGCAAGCGCTTCGTCAACGAGTCTGCGGCGTACGACCGCATCGGCCGCGTGGTCGTGGACCGGCTGGCCAAGGGCGAGATGACGTTGCCATTCTGGATGATCTACGACGACACCGATCAGGGCGTGCCCCCGATCAAGGCCACCAACGTGTCCATGGTCGAGACCGAGAAGTACGTCGACGCCGGGCTGTGGCACACCGCCGACACCCTCGAGGAGCTGGCCGCCAAGATCGGGTTGCCGGCCGACCAGCTCGCCGCGACTGTCAAACAGTTCAACGAATACGCCGACGCCGGCTCGGACCCGGACTTCGGCCGCGGCGACGAGGCCTACGACCGCGCGTTCTCCGGCGGTGCCTGCCCGATGGTCCGCATCGACAAGGCGCCGTTCCACGCCGCCCGGTTCGGCATCTCCGACCTGGGCACCAAGGGCGGCCTGCGCACCGACACCACCGGCCAGGTGCTCGACACCGCCGGCAGCCCGATCCCCGGGCTGTACGCGGCCGGCAACACCATGGCCGCGCCGAGCGGCTACGCCTACCCCGGTGGCGGTAATCCGATCGGCACCAGCATGGTGTTCTCCCACCTGGCGGTGCTCGATATGGTCAAACGAGAGGCTTCGTAA
- a CDS encoding alpha/beta hydrolase translates to MSGLSQTVDFHPELARAARFMPRSAVNPLNLRLVRKLTLLQERRVPEGVEVLTLPSGVGIRLHRPSTGTGRGGALLWIHGGGYLIGSPAQDDKLCRRFADELGITVAAVKYRLAPDNPYPAGLEDCYTALRWLVELPAVDPARVAIGGASAGGGLAAALAQLTYDRGEIPLAAQLLVYPMIDDRSGSRPGLDHPGQRLWSQKSNRFGWRAYLGGADPAVAVPARRADLSGLPPAWVGVGTFDVFHDEDVEYAERLRAAGVPCELEVVPGAYHGFDGVAAKTQVARAFFASQVAFLRPLLNPAVVG, encoded by the coding sequence ATGTCGGGTCTCTCCCAAACAGTCGACTTCCACCCCGAGCTGGCGCGGGCCGCACGGTTCATGCCGCGCAGCGCGGTCAATCCGCTGAACTTGCGCTTGGTCCGCAAGCTCACCCTCCTGCAGGAACGCCGGGTCCCGGAGGGGGTCGAGGTGCTGACGCTCCCGTCCGGAGTCGGCATCCGGCTGCACCGGCCGTCGACCGGAACCGGGCGCGGCGGTGCGCTGCTGTGGATCCACGGCGGCGGTTACCTCATCGGCTCGCCGGCCCAGGACGACAAGTTGTGCCGCCGCTTCGCCGACGAACTGGGCATCACCGTGGCGGCGGTCAAGTACCGCCTGGCGCCCGACAATCCGTATCCGGCGGGGCTGGAGGACTGCTACACGGCGCTGCGCTGGCTGGTCGAGCTGCCGGCCGTGGACCCCGCCCGCGTGGCGATCGGCGGTGCGAGCGCCGGTGGCGGACTGGCGGCGGCACTGGCGCAGCTGACGTACGACCGCGGCGAAATCCCCTTGGCAGCACAGCTTCTGGTGTATCCCATGATCGACGACAGGTCGGGCAGCCGGCCCGGGCTGGACCACCCTGGGCAGCGGTTGTGGTCCCAGAAGTCGAACCGCTTCGGCTGGCGCGCGTACCTCGGCGGCGCTGATCCGGCGGTGGCCGTGCCCGCCCGGCGGGCCGATCTGTCCGGGCTGCCGCCGGCCTGGGTCGGGGTCGGGACCTTCGACGTCTTCCACGACGAGGACGTCGAGTACGCCGAGCGGTTGCGCGCGGCGGGCGTGCCGTGCGAACTGGAAGTGGTGCCGGGCGCCTATCACGGGTTCGACGGTGTCGCCGCCAAGACGCAGGTCGCCCGCGCGTTCTTCGCCAGCCAGGTGGCGTTCCTGCGGCCGCTGCTGAACCCGGCCGTCGTCGGCTGA